One Choloepus didactylus isolate mChoDid1 chromosome 8, mChoDid1.pri, whole genome shotgun sequence DNA window includes the following coding sequences:
- the LOC119542807 gene encoding olfactory receptor 8S1-like, which produces MAYDRYVAICHPLIYGQKMNNQLCKELVLVSWGLGILSALLNTIPAMKLDFCGDESIPHYSCKLPSLFPLSCSEVSTNLTVLLCSGILHGIRNCFLIFYSYIPIVSTILSISFSSDRSKAFSTCSSHLIVVLLHFDSAFLCYLLPVSVSPLELIFSVQYSVITPLVNPLIDSLKNNEVKAAVRRALRKYFHYIR; this is translated from the coding sequence atggcctatgaccgctatgttgcCATCTGCCACCCCCTGATCTATGGACAGAAGATGAACAATCAGCTCTGTAAGGAGCTGGTGTTAGTTTCCTGGGGCCTGGGCATTCTCAGTGCACTCCTCAACACCATTCCAGCTATGAAGTTGGACTTTTGTGGGGACGAGTCTATACCCCACTACAGCTGTAAGCtgccctctctcttccctctgtccTGTTCTGAGGTATCTACCAATCTTACAGTCCTGCTCTGCTCTGGTATCCTCCATGGAATTAGAAACTGCTTCCTAATTTTTTATTCCTACATCCCTATTGTCTCCACCATCCTGAGCATCAGCTTCTCCTCGGATAGAAgcaaggccttctccacctgctcctcccacctcatAGTAGTGCTCCTACATTTTGATTCAGCCTTTCTTTGTTATCTACTGCCAGTCTCAGTCTCACCATTGGAATTGATCTTCTCTGTACAGTACAGTGTCATTACTCCCTTGGTGAATCCCCTCATCGATAGCCTGAAAAACAATGAGGTGAAAGCAGCTGTGAGAAGGGCCTTGAGAAAATATTTCCACTACATCAGGTAG
- the LOC119543134 gene encoding olfactory receptor 8S1-like — MDLGNHSIILEFILLGLSADPHVRTLLFVLFLGIYIMTLMGNLLMLLVVRADSHLHTPMYFFLSHLSFLDFCFSSATVPKLLENLLSQRKTISIGGCLAQVFFVFESGGTEACLLSVMAYDRYVAICYPLLYGQMMSNQLCKGLVWGSWGLGFLDTFINILPTMNLNFCSYDSIPHYSCDLPSLFPLSCSDISTNFKVLLFSSIVHGMGTCFLILYSYIRIVSTILSISSTSGRSKAFSTCSSHLIAVLLFYGSVFLRYLMPVSGSPLELIFSIQYSIITPLVNPLIYSLKNNEVKAAVRRTLRKYFQYIR, encoded by the coding sequence ATGGACTTGGGGAATCACAGCATCATCCTCGAGTTCATCCTCCTTGGACTGTCTGCTGACCCCCACGTCCGGACTTTGCTCTTTGTGCTGTTCCTGGGAATTTACATCATGACCCTGATGGGGAACTTGTTGATGCTGCTGGTTGTCAGGGCAGATTCTCACCTCCACACCCCAATGTACTTCTTCCTGAGCCATCTCTCCTTTCTGGATTTTTGCTTCTCTTCTGCCACAGTGCCAAAGCTGCTGGAGAACCTCCTGTCTCAGAGGAAAACCATCTCGATTGGAGGCTGCCTGGCTCAGGTCTTCTTTGTGTTTGAGTCTGGGGGCACAGAAGCCTGCCTGCTCtcagtgatggcctatgaccgctatgttgcCATCTGCTACCCCCTGCTCTATGGACAGATGATGAGCAACCAGCTCTGTAAGGGGCTGGTGTGGGGATCTTGGGGCCTGGGCTTTCTGGATACATTCATCAACATCCTGCCAACTATGAACTTGAACTTCTGTTCATATGATTCCATCCCTCACTATAGCTGTGATCTgccatctctcttccctctttcctgtTCTGATATATCCACCAATTTTAAAGTCCTGCTATTCTCCAGTATCGTGCATGGAATGGGAACGTGCTTCCTAATTCTTTACTCCTACATCCGCATTGTCTCCACCATCCTGAGCATCAGCTCCACCTCAGGTAGAAgcaaggccttctccacctgctcctcccacctcatCGCCGTGCTCCTGTTTTATGGTTCAGTTTTTCTTCGTTATCTAATGCCAGTCTCGGGCTCACCATTGGAACTGATCTTCTCTATACAGTACAGTATCATTACTCCCTTAGTGAATCCTCTCATCTATAGCCTGAAAAACAATGAGGTGAAAGCAGCTGTGAGAAGGAcattgagaaaatatttccaatatatCAGGTAG